The following are from one region of the Simiduia agarivorans SA1 = DSM 21679 genome:
- the dmeF gene encoding CDF family Co(II)/Ni(II) efflux transporter DmeF, translating to MSATPTKRVLWVLVLTLLTMVGEILVGLWSGSMALLADGWHMGTHAAAFGVTLFAYHYAAKHADNPTFVFGTGKVNDLGGFASAVALATVALMMVIESIERLFNQTPIHYEHAMIAAAIGLVVNLISVALLHQHDNGHDKGHHDHHGHHHDQNLRAAFFHVLADTLTSILAIAALLTGKLVGWWWLDPLMGIVGAIVIAIWARSLIRATASVLLDREIENAHHTSQEWSVGGGKTARLITLEQWPAPDANAFAEQHRSGFTLFNVKEPRG from the coding sequence ATGTCCGCCACGCCAACCAAACGGGTGCTTTGGGTTTTAGTGTTGACATTGCTCACCATGGTGGGCGAAATTCTGGTCGGACTCTGGTCCGGCTCCATGGCGCTGCTGGCCGATGGTTGGCACATGGGCACACACGCTGCCGCCTTTGGTGTCACCCTGTTTGCCTACCATTATGCGGCCAAACACGCCGACAACCCGACGTTTGTTTTTGGCACCGGGAAGGTCAATGATCTGGGCGGTTTTGCCAGCGCGGTTGCACTGGCCACGGTCGCTCTGATGATGGTGATTGAATCCATTGAGCGCCTGTTCAATCAAACGCCCATACACTACGAACACGCCATGATTGCCGCAGCGATAGGCCTTGTGGTCAACCTGATTTCAGTGGCCCTGTTGCACCAACACGACAATGGACACGACAAGGGACATCACGACCACCACGGACATCATCACGACCAGAATTTAAGAGCAGCTTTTTTTCACGTGCTGGCCGACACCCTCACATCTATCCTGGCCATCGCCGCACTGCTCACTGGCAAGCTGGTGGGCTGGTGGTGGCTGGACCCGCTTATGGGCATTGTGGGCGCCATCGTCATTGCGATCTGGGCCCGCAGCCTGATTCGCGCCACCGCATCGGTATTGCTCGACCGGGAAATCGAAAACGCCCATCACACCAGTCAGGAATGGTCTGTTGGCGGGGGTAAAACTGCGCGATTAATTACTCTGGAGCAGTGGCCGGCCCCAGACGCCAATGCCTTTGCAGAACAACATCGATCCGGCTTTACGCTGTTCAATGTTAAGGAGCCGCGCGGCTGA